Proteins found in one Populus alba chromosome 14, ASM523922v2, whole genome shotgun sequence genomic segment:
- the LOC118031239 gene encoding uncharacterized protein — MYPKIKVRKQEEDEESSPPNGHVSTPSLRVKSESPSVEGYGPHASEEENQSDSSPSMARFAKPYFVRNLKAQPFSASKGKLKDNRRIGENRKLSLGAKSALRPRAVLSSPGILFTSFL; from the exons A TGTATCCAAAGATCAAGGTGAGGAAACAGGAAGAAGATGAGGAATCCTCCCCCCCAAATGGTCATGTATCTACGCCTTCTTTAAGGGTTAAAAGTGAATCTCCATCTGTGGAAGGTTATGGTCCCCACGCTTCAG aagaagaaaatcaaagtgaTTCTTCACCTTCAATGGCAAGATTTGCAAAGCCTTATTTCGTCAGAAACTTGAAAGCACAGCCATTTTCTGCATCCAAAG GCAAATTGAAGGACAACAGACGTATTGGAGAGAACAGAAAACTTAGTCTCGGAGCCAAATCAGCATTGCGTCCTCGAGCAGTCTTGTCTAGTCCTGGTATCTTGTTTACATCATTCCtctaa